From Actinomyces slackii, a single genomic window includes:
- the aspA gene encoding aspartate ammonia-lyase produces MLQATRTEEDLLGPREVPLEAYWGIHTLRALENFRISGAAIGDEPAFVRGMVQVKQASALANAELGTLDPRIAEAIVWACGQILEGGRCLDQFPVDPFQGGAGTSVNMNTNEVVANLALEHLGYAKGRYDIVNPNDHVNKSQSTNDAYPTGFRLGLHTLVEELVGELERLIAAFRDKGAQFQGVLKMGRTQLQDAVPMSLGKEFEAFAVLLDEEVSRLRNNSALLLEVNLGATAIGTGLNTPPGYQDAVVRHLREVCGLEIHGARDLLEATSDTGAYVSMHAAIKRLAVKLSKICNDLRLLSSGPRAGLGEIRLPERQAGSSIMPAKVNPVIPEVVNQVCFKVIGNDVALTFAAEAGQLQLNVMEPVIAQASFESLNLLERAMASLRELCVVGIEANEEVCRRNVLESIGIVTYLNPVIGHHNGDRVGRECARSGRNVREVVLEMGLLEEAVLDELLSPENLLQPHYRDMGAHSGTDPSAPDDGAAEGS; encoded by the coding sequence ATGCTGCAGGCCACGCGGACGGAGGAGGATCTCCTGGGGCCCAGGGAGGTGCCGCTGGAGGCGTACTGGGGGATCCACACCCTGCGGGCGTTGGAGAACTTCCGCATCTCCGGCGCCGCGATCGGCGACGAGCCCGCCTTCGTGCGGGGGATGGTGCAGGTCAAGCAGGCATCCGCCCTGGCGAATGCGGAACTGGGGACCCTGGATCCGCGGATCGCCGAGGCCATCGTGTGGGCCTGCGGGCAGATCCTGGAGGGTGGGCGCTGTCTCGACCAGTTCCCGGTCGATCCGTTCCAGGGCGGTGCTGGTACAAGCGTCAACATGAACACCAACGAGGTTGTGGCGAATCTGGCGCTCGAGCATCTTGGCTATGCCAAAGGCCGCTACGACATCGTCAACCCCAATGATCATGTTAACAAGTCTCAATCCACCAATGATGCCTATCCGACGGGTTTTCGGTTAGGACTTCATACCCTTGTGGAGGAGCTCGTCGGCGAGCTTGAGCGTCTGATCGCCGCGTTTCGTGATAAGGGCGCGCAGTTCCAGGGGGTCCTTAAGATGGGCCGCACTCAGCTCCAGGACGCCGTGCCCATGAGCCTGGGCAAGGAGTTCGAGGCCTTCGCGGTGCTGCTGGATGAGGAGGTCTCGCGCCTGCGCAACAACTCCGCCCTCCTGCTGGAGGTCAACCTGGGGGCGACGGCCATCGGCACGGGACTCAACACCCCTCCTGGCTACCAGGACGCTGTCGTGCGCCATCTGCGCGAGGTCTGCGGGCTGGAGATCCATGGGGCCCGTGACCTGCTGGAGGCCACCAGTGATACCGGTGCCTATGTCTCCATGCATGCCGCCATCAAGCGCCTGGCGGTCAAGCTCTCCAAGATCTGCAATGATCTGCGTCTGCTCTCCTCGGGCCCGCGCGCCGGGCTGGGGGAGATCCGACTGCCTGAGCGGCAGGCGGGCTCATCGATCATGCCGGCCAAGGTCAATCCGGTGATCCCCGAGGTGGTCAATCAGGTCTGCTTCAAGGTGATTGGAAATGACGTCGCGCTGACCTTCGCCGCCGAGGCCGGTCAGCTTCAGCTCAATGTCATGGAGCCGGTCATCGCCCAGGCGAGTTTCGAGTCCCTCAACCTGCTGGAGCGGGCCATGGCCTCACTGCGCGAGCTGTGCGTGGTGGGCATTGAGGCCAATGAGGAGGTGTGCCGGCGCAACGTGCTGGAGTCCATCGGGATCGTCACCTACCTCAATCCGGTGATCGGGCACCACAACGGTGACCGCGTGGGTCGGGAGTGCGCTCGCTCGGGTCGCAATGTGCGCGAGGTGGTCCTGGAGATGGGCCTCCTGGAGGAGGCCGTCCTCGACGAGCTCCTCAGCCCCGAGAACCTGCTTCAGCCTCACTACCGCGATATGGGCGCCCACTCGGGAACTGATCCCTCGGCTCCCGACGACGGTGCCGCTGAGGGCAGTTGA
- a CDS encoding MMPL family transporter — MKQLSGERNEALVPVRSAPESGTRRRQAGPLAGLAEHAARRPWHGILLGLLLLILGAVAATGTMDRLLLSRFESPGTESATVEQRLGEEFGTGKHHFLLLVTARSGDVDDPAVAWAAERLETELARRPEILETASYWSRGESPTMRSRDGSQAIITARLAGTVTEARTALADVSTDFSREDELISVQVGGGDEIFRQAAAQARADFLLAEAIVFPLILLLLLLLFRRLAVAALTLGMGLLSVVTTLALLRAITYLTDVSTFAANLVLVMGVGLGVDYSLFIISRFREELASGADPGPAVQVAVRRAGRTVAFSGLTVAVSLSCLLLFPFPFLQSFAYAGIGAVLTSVFAALVILPAALAKAGRRVLPRRGLEPESGWWRTTALRMMRRPLLFGLPALALVLLLAAPALTLSVGLPDARVLPQGTSSRDVQDRIERGFDQEQMDAVFVLVDLPDGADRAAEVSEYATRLSRIPGVDQVDALTGRFANGQRLAGPEPGAERYAGPNATWLSVVPEASALADAEELLDEIARTPAPASAAVGGYPADLHDFRTALLGAVPLVFGLILVATFVLLLLMTGSLLLAFKAIVLNVLSIAVMFGVMVWIFQEGHLSGPLSFTANGTLEATFPILMFCIAFGLSMDYEVFLLSRIKEEHDRGAATAEAVAAGLQRSGPLVTAAAGILAASFAVYAVSEVLYLKMLAIGMAAVIIVDATLIRAVLVPVFMRIAGEANWWAPRPLARLHGRLGLSE; from the coding sequence GTGAAGCAACTAAGCGGCGAGAGGAACGAAGCATTGGTTCCGGTGCGGTCTGCCCCCGAATCAGGAACGCGACGCCGGCAGGCGGGACCGCTCGCCGGGCTCGCGGAGCACGCCGCGCGGCGGCCATGGCACGGCATCCTCTTGGGCCTGCTTCTCCTGATCCTCGGGGCGGTGGCCGCCACGGGCACGATGGACCGGCTGCTGCTGAGCCGTTTCGAGAGCCCCGGCACCGAGTCGGCGACGGTCGAGCAGCGCCTGGGGGAGGAGTTCGGGACCGGCAAGCACCACTTCCTGCTGCTGGTGACCGCCCGCTCGGGCGATGTGGACGACCCGGCGGTGGCCTGGGCGGCGGAGCGGCTGGAGACCGAGCTCGCCCGGCGCCCGGAGATCCTGGAGACCGCCTCGTACTGGAGCCGAGGCGAGTCGCCCACCATGCGTTCCCGGGACGGCTCGCAGGCGATCATCACCGCGCGGCTGGCCGGCACGGTGACCGAGGCGCGCACCGCGCTGGCCGACGTCTCGACCGATTTCAGCCGCGAGGATGAGTTGATCTCGGTGCAGGTCGGCGGCGGGGACGAGATCTTCCGACAGGCGGCCGCTCAGGCGAGAGCCGACTTTCTTCTGGCCGAGGCGATCGTCTTCCCTCTCATCCTCCTCCTGCTCCTGCTGCTGTTCCGAAGGCTCGCGGTGGCCGCCCTGACCCTGGGCATGGGACTGCTCTCGGTGGTCACGACGCTCGCGCTGCTGCGGGCGATCACGTATTTGACGGATGTATCGACCTTCGCCGCCAACCTCGTCCTGGTCATGGGCGTCGGACTGGGAGTGGACTACAGCCTTTTCATCATCAGCCGCTTCCGGGAAGAGCTGGCCTCCGGAGCCGATCCCGGCCCGGCCGTGCAGGTGGCGGTGCGGCGGGCGGGCCGCACTGTCGCGTTCAGCGGCCTGACCGTGGCCGTCTCGCTCTCGTGCCTGCTGCTGTTCCCCTTCCCGTTCCTGCAGTCCTTCGCCTACGCGGGCATCGGTGCGGTCCTCACCTCAGTCTTCGCGGCTCTCGTGATCCTGCCCGCCGCACTCGCGAAGGCCGGCCGTCGGGTGCTGCCGCGTCGCGGGCTGGAGCCCGAGAGCGGCTGGTGGCGCACGACGGCGCTGCGCATGATGCGCCGGCCCCTGCTCTTCGGGCTGCCAGCCCTCGCGCTGGTGCTGCTGCTGGCCGCTCCCGCACTCACTCTGAGCGTCGGTCTGCCCGATGCGAGGGTCCTGCCGCAGGGGACCAGCAGCCGGGACGTGCAAGACCGGATCGAGCGGGGCTTTGACCAGGAGCAGATGGATGCGGTATTCGTCCTCGTCGATCTGCCCGACGGCGCGGACCGGGCCGCCGAGGTCTCCGAGTATGCGACGCGGCTCTCCCGCATCCCGGGTGTGGATCAGGTCGACGCCCTGACCGGGCGTTTCGCGAACGGGCAGCGTTTGGCTGGACCCGAGCCGGGCGCGGAGCGCTACGCCGGCCCGAACGCCACCTGGCTGTCCGTCGTGCCCGAGGCATCCGCTCTGGCGGATGCCGAAGAGCTACTCGACGAGATCGCACGGACCCCCGCCCCCGCCTCCGCGGCCGTCGGCGGCTACCCGGCGGATCTGCACGACTTCCGGACCGCGCTGCTGGGAGCCGTCCCGCTGGTCTTCGGCCTGATCCTGGTGGCCACCTTCGTGCTGCTCCTGCTGATGACGGGAAGCCTGCTGCTCGCGTTCAAGGCGATCGTGCTGAACGTGCTGAGCATCGCGGTCATGTTCGGGGTGATGGTGTGGATCTTCCAGGAAGGGCACCTCTCCGGGCCGCTGAGCTTCACCGCGAACGGCACTCTGGAGGCGACCTTCCCGATCCTCATGTTCTGCATCGCCTTCGGGCTGTCCATGGACTACGAGGTGTTCCTGCTGTCCCGGATCAAGGAGGAGCACGACCGCGGCGCCGCCACTGCGGAGGCGGTTGCCGCCGGGCTCCAGCGCAGCGGCCCGCTCGTGACGGCGGCCGCGGGCATCCTGGCGGCCTCCTTCGCGGTTTACGCGGTCTCCGAGGTGCTGTACCTCAAGATGCTCGCGATCGGCATGGCCGCGGTGATCATCGTGGATGCGACTCTCATCCGGGCGGTGCTGGTGCCCGTGTTCATGCGAATCGCCGGCGAGGCCAACTGGTGGGCGCCCCGCCCGCTGGCGCGTCTGCACGGGAGACTCGGCCTGTCCGAGTGA
- a CDS encoding DUF3052 domain-containing protein, which translates to MASTPGGAFGFASGLIIQEFGYDEDADQALREAAETETGTALVDEDYEDVADSAIVWWRDDDGDVDDLTDLLVDAQANLDGAGVIWVLTPKARTTGSVPTSEIEEAAATAGMHATSAASMGSRWSGIRVSSRGR; encoded by the coding sequence GTGGCGAGCACACCAGGCGGGGCCTTCGGCTTCGCCTCGGGCCTGATCATTCAGGAGTTCGGGTATGACGAGGATGCCGACCAGGCTCTGCGCGAGGCCGCTGAGACTGAGACCGGCACGGCGCTGGTCGACGAGGACTACGAGGATGTGGCCGACTCGGCCATCGTGTGGTGGCGCGACGACGACGGCGATGTCGACGATCTGACCGATCTTCTTGTGGATGCTCAGGCGAATCTCGATGGTGCCGGCGTCATCTGGGTTCTGACTCCCAAGGCCCGCACCACCGGCTCGGTTCCCACCTCCGAGATTGAGGAGGCGGCGGCCACCGCGGGCATGCATGCCACCTCGGCGGCGTCGATGGGGTCGCGCTGGAGCGGGATCCGCGTGTCCTCCCGGGGGCGTTGA
- the aceE gene encoding pyruvate dehydrogenase (acetyl-transferring), homodimeric type: MSPTSDSTPLIDGLLTKVADNDPDETSEWRESLDALIEEKGGPRARFILLSMLAQARKKNVTVPGQTTTAYVNTIPVEDEPYFPGDEALERTYRRWLRWNAAVMVTRAQRPGIGVGGHISSYASTATLYEVGFNHFFRGKDHPGGGDHLFFQGHASPGNYARAFIEGRLSEADLDGFRQEVSHPARGEGRGIPSYPHPRRMEDFWEYPTVSMGLGPAEAIYQAWFDKYLTGAGIKDTSQQHTWAFLGDGEMDEPESRGMLQLAAHQQLDNLTFVVNCNLQRLDGPVRGNGKIVQELEAFFKGAGWNVIKVLWGRGWDQLLAADKDHALEHLMMETLDGDYQTFKANNGAYVREHFFNRDPRTAELVKDWTDDEIWALQRGGNDYRKMYAAYKAATEHKGQPTVILAHTVKGYLLGEHFAGRNATHQMKKLTLDDLKALRDRLHIPITDEQLEANPKMPPYYRPNQDDPALLYMLDRRRQLGGFLPERRDSGKQLELPGDKTYEVLKAGSGKREIASTMAFVQLLKELIKDKGIGRRIVPIVPDESRTFGLESLFPTKKIFNTQGQNYTPVDADMMLSYRESTSGQLMHTGINEAGSAALFQVVGTSYSTHDEPMIPVYIFYSMFGFQRTADQFWAAGDQLARGFIIGATAGRTTLTGEGTQHMDGHSPIIAATNDAVITYDPGYAYEMRHIVRDALERWYGPDSGRNRDVMYYLTVYNEPIHQPAEPEDVDVEGIIRGLHRLQAAPEGEGPVVQLLASGVGLPWIEEARRLLAEDWGVRAGTWSVTSWNELRREALEVERANFLAPDAEQRVPYVTSRLSEAQGPFIATSDYDHLIADQIRPWVPGDYRTLGADGYGFSDTRAAARRHYLIDAQSVVVKALQALVDQGSLGRHVLSEAIGRYDLHNVNAGTSGGQGGEA; this comes from the coding sequence GTGAGCCCTACAAGCGACTCCACGCCTCTCATCGACGGCCTCCTGACCAAGGTCGCCGACAATGACCCCGATGAGACCAGCGAGTGGCGCGAATCCCTCGACGCCCTCATCGAGGAGAAGGGCGGTCCCCGGGCGCGCTTCATCCTCTTGTCGATGCTCGCCCAGGCCCGCAAGAAGAATGTCACCGTCCCCGGGCAGACCACCACCGCCTACGTCAACACGATCCCGGTGGAGGACGAGCCCTACTTCCCCGGTGATGAGGCCCTGGAGCGCACCTACCGCCGCTGGCTGCGCTGGAACGCCGCGGTCATGGTCACACGCGCCCAGCGCCCGGGGATCGGGGTGGGCGGCCACATCTCCTCCTACGCCTCCACCGCCACGCTCTACGAGGTGGGCTTCAACCACTTCTTCCGCGGCAAGGACCATCCCGGCGGCGGGGACCACCTCTTCTTCCAGGGCCACGCCTCCCCCGGCAACTACGCGCGAGCCTTCATCGAGGGGCGCCTGAGCGAGGCCGATCTCGACGGCTTCCGCCAGGAGGTCTCCCACCCCGCGCGCGGCGAGGGCCGCGGCATCCCCTCCTACCCGCACCCGCGCCGCATGGAGGACTTCTGGGAGTACCCCACCGTGTCCATGGGCCTGGGCCCGGCAGAGGCCATCTACCAGGCCTGGTTCGACAAGTACCTCACCGGTGCCGGCATCAAGGACACCAGCCAGCAGCACACATGGGCCTTCCTGGGCGACGGCGAGATGGACGAGCCCGAGTCCCGCGGCATGCTGCAGCTCGCCGCCCACCAGCAGCTGGACAACCTGACCTTCGTCGTCAACTGCAACCTCCAGCGGCTCGACGGCCCGGTGCGCGGCAACGGCAAGATCGTCCAGGAGCTCGAGGCCTTCTTCAAGGGCGCGGGCTGGAACGTCATCAAGGTCCTGTGGGGCCGCGGCTGGGATCAGCTGCTGGCCGCGGACAAGGACCACGCCCTGGAGCACCTCATGATGGAGACGCTCGACGGCGACTACCAGACCTTCAAGGCCAATAACGGCGCCTACGTGCGCGAGCACTTCTTCAACCGCGATCCGCGCACCGCCGAGCTCGTCAAGGACTGGACCGATGACGAGATCTGGGCCCTGCAGCGCGGGGGCAACGACTACCGCAAGATGTACGCCGCCTACAAGGCCGCCACCGAGCACAAGGGCCAGCCCACCGTCATCCTGGCCCACACCGTCAAGGGCTACCTGCTGGGCGAGCACTTCGCCGGGCGCAACGCCACCCACCAGATGAAGAAGCTCACCCTCGACGACCTCAAGGCGCTGCGCGACCGCCTCCACATCCCGATCACGGATGAGCAGCTCGAGGCCAACCCGAAGATGCCGCCGTACTACCGGCCCAACCAGGACGACCCGGCCCTGCTCTACATGCTCGATCGCCGTCGCCAGCTCGGCGGGTTCCTGCCCGAGCGCCGCGACTCCGGCAAGCAGCTCGAGCTCCCCGGGGACAAGACCTATGAGGTGCTCAAGGCCGGATCGGGCAAGCGCGAGATCGCCTCGACCATGGCCTTCGTCCAGCTGCTCAAGGAGCTCATCAAGGACAAGGGCATCGGGCGCCGCATCGTGCCGATCGTTCCCGACGAGTCGCGCACCTTCGGCCTGGAGTCCCTCTTCCCCACCAAGAAGATCTTCAACACCCAGGGCCAGAACTACACGCCCGTGGATGCCGACATGATGCTGTCCTACCGGGAGTCCACCTCCGGCCAGCTCATGCACACCGGCATCAACGAGGCCGGCTCAGCCGCCCTGTTCCAGGTGGTGGGCACCAGCTACTCCACCCATGACGAGCCGATGATCCCGGTCTACATCTTCTACTCGATGTTCGGCTTCCAGCGCACGGCCGACCAGTTCTGGGCGGCCGGGGATCAGCTGGCGCGAGGCTTCATCATCGGGGCCACCGCCGGGCGCACCACCCTGACCGGTGAGGGCACCCAGCACATGGATGGCCACTCCCCCATCATCGCGGCCACCAACGACGCCGTGATCACCTACGACCCCGGCTACGCCTACGAGATGCGGCACATCGTGCGCGACGCCCTGGAGCGCTGGTACGGGCCGGACTCGGGCCGCAACCGGGATGTCATGTACTACCTGACGGTCTACAACGAGCCCATCCACCAGCCCGCTGAGCCGGAGGATGTCGACGTCGAGGGCATCATCCGCGGCCTGCACCGCCTTCAGGCGGCCCCTGAGGGCGAGGGACCGGTGGTCCAGCTCCTCGCCTCCGGCGTGGGGCTGCCCTGGATCGAGGAGGCGCGCCGCCTCCTGGCCGAGGACTGGGGCGTGCGCGCAGGGACCTGGTCGGTCACCAGCTGGAACGAGCTGCGCCGCGAGGCCCTGGAAGTGGAGAGGGCCAACTTCCTGGCTCCCGACGCCGAGCAGCGCGTCCCCTATGTGACCTCCCGGCTCTCCGAGGCCCAGGGCCCCTTCATCGCCACCAGCGACTACGACCACCTCATCGCCGACCAGATCCGCCCCTGGGTCCCGGGCGACTACCGCACCCTGGGCGCCGACGGCTACGGCTTCTCCGACACCCGCGCCGCGGCGCGCCGCCACTACCTCATCGACGCCCAGTCCGTCGTGGTCAAGGCGCTCCAGGCGCTGGTCGATCAGGGATCCCTGGGCCGCCACGTGCTGTCCGAGGCCATCGGCCGCTACGACCTCCACAATGTCAACGCCGGAACCTCCGGCGGTCAGGGCGGGGAGGCCTGA
- a CDS encoding glycosyltransferase family 2 protein, which yields MVTPLSTLPGMPFGMFVVLMCGVILLAAIGVKLLFKPDVSLGSGRGRSSRATSSRGPRAAEDDPQERQASIDDAQEFADRTGLPRALATSSRYSPALLLVAAFLVIWLYWRITVTWRGHFDPWLIWTFNMIFALVALQLALAFSERRIVGGGEGPRRVAVLIPLYNEDHQVVRRMLGALLAQSQPPEEIHVVDDGSTQGAYPQERQWFLAQAANQGIQATWQRTPNRGKRHAQAQAFRQIRRADLFVTVDSDSMLDAEALKEITRPFAEQRVMSVAGIILAMNNRVNLLARITDMIFVGQQLTDRSSMSRLGTVMVNSGGLAAYRYSILADNIDIYMNETYMGRHVEFSDDSMLTLFAMLRGRTVQQPSAFAFAWMPDRFSHHYRQQMRWFRGSFIRGLWRIRFLPILSWGWWRQVTGWLQLWAVSSVFVYLVVWRPLFTDYGIPIEVLLVPILIGLAQNLRYVGVWRSDVSSRQRYGSLVISPLATLWTTFLLRPLRLWGMVTSTKMGWNTRQQVEVKENSQEQDLLVVAPAGPVPVRSSIKPQATPVRAASTRPVSRPPAPRPGVLGSQSAHAGAAPPPPPPPPSAADLLVPPPSKRPRTTSPARLGHSPLPPPPAKPLTAWAANSPSASSPAPVPAPAPAPPPPPPAERDEADVASAAPVDHLDRADPTEQAAQAEHASQAEQVERADQAGQAGHSGHGHLPPPPEKSPTARVSNSASTPSSAPGKGAAMHRKSRTYPTGNIPAGSWQ from the coding sequence ATGGTCACCCCACTGAGCACGCTTCCGGGCATGCCCTTCGGCATGTTCGTGGTGCTCATGTGCGGGGTCATCCTCCTGGCGGCGATTGGGGTCAAGCTCCTGTTCAAGCCCGACGTCTCCCTGGGCTCGGGCAGGGGGCGCTCGTCGCGAGCCACGTCGAGCCGGGGACCGCGGGCCGCCGAGGACGACCCCCAGGAGCGGCAGGCCTCCATCGATGACGCCCAGGAGTTCGCCGATCGCACGGGCCTGCCCCGCGCTCTTGCCACCTCCTCGCGCTACTCCCCCGCCCTGCTCCTGGTCGCCGCGTTCCTGGTGATCTGGCTGTACTGGCGCATCACGGTGACGTGGAGAGGGCACTTCGATCCGTGGCTGATCTGGACCTTCAACATGATCTTCGCCCTGGTGGCGCTCCAGCTCGCACTGGCCTTCTCCGAGCGGCGCATCGTCGGGGGCGGGGAGGGGCCCCGCAGGGTCGCGGTGCTCATCCCGCTGTACAACGAGGATCATCAGGTGGTGCGCCGCATGCTGGGAGCGCTGCTGGCCCAGAGCCAGCCGCCTGAGGAGATCCACGTGGTCGACGACGGCTCCACGCAGGGCGCCTACCCCCAGGAGAGGCAGTGGTTCCTGGCCCAGGCGGCCAATCAGGGGATTCAAGCCACCTGGCAGCGCACGCCCAATCGGGGCAAGCGCCACGCCCAGGCCCAGGCCTTCCGGCAGATCCGCAGGGCGGACCTGTTCGTCACCGTGGACTCCGACTCCATGCTCGACGCCGAGGCCCTCAAGGAGATCACCAGGCCCTTCGCCGAGCAGCGGGTGATGTCGGTGGCCGGGATCATCCTGGCGATGAACAATCGCGTCAACCTGCTGGCGCGCATCACGGACATGATCTTCGTGGGCCAGCAGCTGACCGACCGCTCCTCCATGTCCCGCCTGGGAACCGTCATGGTCAACTCCGGCGGCCTGGCGGCCTACCGCTACTCCATCCTGGCCGACAACATCGACATCTACATGAACGAGACCTACATGGGTCGTCATGTGGAGTTCTCCGATGACTCGATGCTCACGCTCTTCGCCATGCTGCGCGGGCGCACCGTCCAGCAGCCCTCGGCCTTCGCCTTCGCCTGGATGCCCGACCGGTTCAGCCATCACTACCGCCAGCAGATGCGCTGGTTCCGCGGCTCCTTCATCCGCGGGCTGTGGCGCATCCGCTTCCTGCCGATCCTCTCGTGGGGCTGGTGGCGCCAGGTCACCGGTTGGCTGCAGTTGTGGGCGGTGTCCTCGGTGTTCGTCTACCTAGTGGTCTGGCGCCCCCTGTTCACCGACTACGGCATCCCCATCGAGGTCCTCTTAGTCCCCATCCTCATCGGACTGGCCCAGAATCTGCGCTATGTGGGGGTGTGGCGCTCCGATGTCTCCTCGCGCCAGCGCTACGGCTCCCTGGTGATCTCGCCCCTGGCGACCCTGTGGACCACCTTCCTGCTGCGGCCCCTGCGTCTGTGGGGGATGGTCACCAGCACCAAGATGGGCTGGAACACCCGCCAGCAGGTCGAGGTCAAGGAGAACTCCCAGGAGCAGGACCTCCTGGTGGTCGCGCCCGCAGGCCCTGTCCCGGTCCGCTCCTCCATCAAGCCCCAGGCGACCCCGGTCCGAGCGGCATCGACGCGCCCGGTCTCCCGGCCGCCTGCTCCCCGGCCGGGCGTGCTGGGCTCACAGTCGGCTCACGCCGGAGCCGCTCCGCCGCCCCCTCCTCCGCCCCCCTCGGCCGCGGACCTCCTTGTCCCACCGCCCAGCAAGCGGCCCAGGACCACGTCGCCGGCGCGCCTGGGCCATTCGCCGCTTCCGCCTCCCCCGGCCAAGCCCTTGACCGCCTGGGCGGCCAACTCGCCCTCCGCGTCGTCGCCGGCGCCCGTCCCTGCGCCGGCACCCGCCCCTCCGCCCCCTCCGCCGGCCGAGAGGGACGAGGCGGACGTCGCTTCTGCCGCCCCCGTCGATCACCTCGACCGTGCTGATCCGACCGAGCAGGCCGCACAGGCCGAGCACGCCAGCCAGGCCGAGCAGGTCGAGCGCGCCGATCAGGCGGGCCAGGCGGGCCACTCCGGTCACGGGCACCTTCCTCCCCCACCGGAGAAGTCGCCGACCGCACGCGTGAGCAACTCCGCCTCCACGCCGTCGTCGGCTCCTGGCAAAGGGGCGGCGATGCATCGCAAGTCGCGCACCTACCCCACAGGCAACATCCCCGCCGGCTCCTGGCAGTAG
- a CDS encoding class I SAM-dependent methyltransferase, which produces MNHVPGAHPPRAYWNHNTAYHPWILGVARERRRRVVLDVGCGEGLLLERLAPYADSLSGIDPDDFALARARARLEGVPEARLYKLPFDEFNSGGVRFDLITFVATIHHMRLERALLRARNLLAPGGDLLIVGIPANRGPVESLVAGMQKPWARLGSAFHGEQADIGVVEAEPVHTLAQVRRAARTILPDAQIRRGLYYRYLLRWTAD; this is translated from the coding sequence ATGAACCACGTCCCCGGCGCCCACCCCCCGCGCGCCTACTGGAACCACAACACGGCTTACCACCCGTGGATCCTGGGCGTGGCACGTGAGCGCCGGCGCCGCGTGGTCCTGGACGTCGGCTGCGGCGAGGGACTGCTTCTGGAGCGCCTCGCCCCTTACGCGGACAGCCTGTCAGGCATCGACCCGGACGACTTCGCCCTGGCACGGGCCCGTGCGCGCCTCGAGGGAGTCCCCGAGGCCCGGCTCTACAAGCTCCCCTTCGACGAGTTCAACTCCGGCGGCGTGCGCTTCGACCTCATCACCTTCGTCGCCACGATCCACCACATGCGCCTGGAGAGGGCACTGCTGCGCGCCCGCAATCTATTGGCGCCGGGCGGCGATCTGCTCATCGTGGGCATCCCCGCCAACCGGGGCCCAGTGGAGTCCCTCGTCGCCGGGATGCAGAAGCCATGGGCGCGACTCGGCTCAGCATTCCACGGCGAGCAGGCCGACATCGGCGTCGTCGAGGCAGAGCCCGTGCACACCTTGGCCCAGGTCCGCCGCGCGGCGCGCACCATCCTGCCCGATGCCCAGATCCGCCGCGGCCTGTACTACCGCTATCTGCTGCGCTGGACGGCGGACTGA
- a CDS encoding peptidase inhibitor family I36 protein gives MSIRVNIRPRLIGLASAAVLAAGALTAPAAAAPPQSTEQNGICEKNEICLYYGSGNRGSLSDFSVNTFVDDYGDSRDDCYKFISPGAGRGECIKNNAESIVNNSKFDVSVHTSGPVGEFTWMSFDFAPYSSDDFDDELKNYNTTHRLFIAI, from the coding sequence ATGTCCATCCGTGTCAACATCCGCCCGCGCCTCATCGGCCTGGCCTCCGCCGCAGTGCTGGCGGCCGGCGCCCTGACCGCTCCGGCTGCTGCCGCGCCACCGCAATCCACGGAGCAGAATGGCATCTGCGAGAAGAATGAGATCTGCCTCTACTACGGCAGTGGTAATCGCGGATCATTATCTGATTTCTCTGTGAATACCTTTGTTGATGACTATGGCGATTCCCGGGACGACTGCTACAAGTTCATCAGCCCGGGCGCAGGGCGGGGGGAGTGCATCAAGAACAATGCTGAGTCCATTGTGAATAACAGCAAATTCGATGTGTCGGTTCACACCTCTGGTCCTGTTGGTGAGTTCACGTGGATGTCCTTCGATTTTGCTCCCTATTCATCGGATGATTTCGATGATGAGCTCAAGAACTATAATACGACGCACCGCCTGTTCATAGCGATCTGA